The proteins below are encoded in one region of Apostichopus japonicus isolate 1M-3 chromosome 22, ASM3797524v1, whole genome shotgun sequence:
- the LOC139964199 gene encoding breast cancer anti-estrogen resistance protein 3 homolog isoform X1, which produces MVHCNYHSILRNAEPVQPTCCVHSIICCVVIHMSLQLLIYIYWNGIYQYTHCVFPLLPKTRPLDTYTCGGCYIIGFVNFHCMRREQQLVQCYRYLEFQVSSSIAEDLLYWTEADLQTVGVTNPAHRARLASNLVFIRDKLRRSTNPSGPFANSYSPLSFSPRTPKTPLSSGPPGSPSTRFSFRYSTIPEGGVSTLPLSPTKPKMDVKHSSAADLRRELELEFKLPNSDIRSHAWFHGGISREQAQTLVKSDGDFLVRDSISKPGNYVLTVMWRNAPMHFVINKIAANTHSSYASYQYQFEKESFDNVPGLIRYHIGNRRAISAPTKAIITNPINRNVPLSAMDGRYAISPTNDVYSTTNKVITPKKMTLDLKSSSRERSGSIPSILSPTGFLKPSMGRSESQPSISPVSPTAKELPSPTPDSGKKETLFQRTGSEPILNQNEMGSPRRKILEDSKHSGSDSDLMVKVSGPPKPVRTPSIHAQPFPEMDEDIYSEISPVDEPVHVKYLSLKDKEEEETSADDINHERLEKRKRVTSDTRNSVLETLDGPPLITSPKLMEDDEDTEVYPRPNYLQYEEQSTFHPELFTSDWLGEENKPLDASVVSEMRRLIMATPPLTLAKHLTVVDIESLRVTDNANNNLPGLELITLPQGSQLRQDILERYKCLKVWCSICILTCPDQEERLRMMEHWINLADSLRSNFGNLFGFGAIMDAMCSPAMMYMRSVWDGLRSHHTNSAVLYDTKLRSLLKSLNIGENAFPLPQISIPYVIPICQLMERDWTYLSEQDWSQQLSKETLENFPVGETWEDSAVNFGLDAMMGHLRNAHRYSQQMEMYSAHAQSKVNGYKTDRRILDLFRTEFHMRLLWGSKGAVVDSRDRHQKFDLIMKVMSTKIEEASMRA; this is translated from the exons ATGGTCCATTGTAATTACCATTCGATCCTCAGGAATGCAGAACCAGTTCAGCCTACATGCTGTGTACACAGTATCATTTGTTGTGTAGTGATCCATATGTCATTACaactacttatatatatatattggaacgGGATATATCAGTATACCCACTGTGTGTTTCCCTTGTTGCCTAAGACTAGGCCATTGGATACATACACATGTGGTGGTTGTTATATTATTGGCTTTGTAAATTTTCACTGTATGAGGAGGGAGCAACAGTTGGTTCAGTGTTATAGATATTTGGAATTTCAGGTATCCTCCTCCATTGCAGAG GATCTCCTCTATTGGACAGAGGCTGACCTGCAGACCGTCGGAGTGACCAATCCAGCACACAGGGCTAGACTCGCATCGAATCTGGTCTTCATCAGAGACAAGTTACGTCGGAGTACAAATCCGTCAG GTCCTTTTGCCAACTCCTATTCACCTTTGTCCTTCTCACCACGAACACCCAAGACACCACTTAGTTCCGGTCCACCCGGCTCCCCATCGACAAGGTTTAGCTTCAGATACAG CACAATTCCAGAAGGAGGGGTGTCAACA CTTCCTCTGTCACCTACCAAACCAAAAATGGATGTTAAACACTCCTCGGCTGCAGATCTTCGCAGGGAGCTGGAGCTAGAATTCAAATTGCCCAATAGTGACATTCGAAGCCACGCCTGGTTCCACGGTGGCATATCGAGAGAACAGGCCCAGACTCTGGTGAAGAGTGACGGGGACTTCTTGGTCCGAGATTCGATCTCAAAGCCGGGGAATTACGTCTTGACTGTCATGTGGAGAAACGCGCCGATGCACTTTGTGATTAATAAGATTGCGGCCAACACTCATTCCAGCTATGCCTCTTACCAGTATCAATTCGAGAAAGAGAGCTTCGACAATGTCCCGGGCCTGATACGATACCACATCGGTAACAGACGGGCCATCTCGGCGCCGACAAAGGCGATCATAAcgaaccctatcaatagaaatGTGCCCCTCAGTGCAATGGATGGCCGTTATGCCATCTCACCCACAAACGATGTCTATTCCACGACTAACAAAGTGATCACTCCTAAAAAAATGACCCTGGACTTAAAATCCTCGTCGAGAGAGAGGTCGGGAAGTATACCGAGCATCCTCAGCCCTACAGGATTTTTAAAACCGTCGATGGGAAGGTCGGAAAGCCAGCCCTCGATCAGTCCAGTCTCTCCTACCGCTAAAGAGCTCCCATCCCCAACGCCAGATTCAGGGAAGAAGGAGACCTTGTTCCAGAGGACAGGCAGCGAACCGATCCTCAATCAAAACGAGATGGGATCGCCGAGGAGGAAGATCCTAGAGGACAGTAAGCACAGCGGGTCCGACAGCGACCTCATGGTGAAGGTCAGCGGCCCTCCGAAGCCAGTCAGGACGCCCTCGATCCACGCCCAACCATTCCCGGAGATGGACGAAGACATCTATAGCGAAATCTCGCCGGTGGACGAACCGGTCCACGTGAAATATTTATCGCTCAAGGACAAAGAGGAAGAAGAGACGTCTGCGGACGATATCAACCACGAGAGGTTGGAAAAGAGAAAGAGGGTCACCTCGGATACCAGAAACTCAGTTCTAGAAACCCTTGATGGCCCTCCTCTCATAACATCTCCCAAACTCATGGAGGATGACGAGGACACAGAGGTGTACCCTAGACCAAATTATCTGCAATATGAGGAGCAATCTACATTTCACCCAGAGCTGTTCACTTCGGATTGGctaggagaagagaacaagccGTTAGATGCGAGCGTCGTGTCAGAGATGAGAAGATTGATCATGGCAACGCCTCCATTAACCCTTGCCAAACATTTAACTGTGGTGGATATAGAG AGTCTCAGGGTCACCGATAATGCTAACAACAACTTGCCAGGGTTGGAGCTGATCACCCTACCGCAAGGTAGTCAGCTGAGACAAGATATCTTAGAGAG ATATAAATGTCTAAAAGTATGGTGCTCCATCTGTATCCTGACATGTCCTGACCAGGAGGAGAGGTTGCGCATGATGGAACATTGGATCAACCTCGCCGACTCCCTCAGGAGCAATTTCGGAAATCTGTTTGGCTTTGGTGCAATTATGGATGCCATGTGCAGcccagct atGATGTACATGAGGTCTGTTTGGGACGGCCTGAGGTCGCACCACACGAACAGTGCGGTACTCTACGACACCAAACTCCGTTCTCTGCTGAAGTCGTTAAACATCGGAGAGAACGCCTTCCCCTTGCCTCAGATCAGCATACCTTACGTCATTCCAATCTGCCAGCTCATGGAGAGAGACTGGACGTACCTCTCCGAACAGGACTGGTCCCAACAGCTCAGCAAGGAGACCCTGGAGAACTTCCCCGTGGGCGAGACCTGGGAGGACTCCGCCGTCAACTTTGGCCTGGACGCCATGATGGGCCACCTACGGAACGCCCACAGGTACTCCCAACAGATGGAGATGTACAGCGCCCACGCGCAGTCCAAGGTCAACGGCTACAAGACGGACCGGAGAATCCTGGACCTGTTCAGGACCGAGTTCCACATGAGGTTACTCTGGGGTAGTAAGGGAGCGGTCGTGGACAGTAGAGATAGACATCAAAAATTTGACCTGATAATGAAGGTCATGTCAACGAAAATCGAAGAGGCCAGCATGAGGGCATGA
- the LOC139964199 gene encoding breast cancer anti-estrogen resistance protein 3 homolog isoform X3 has product MTTFNLSTDQWLKTLDLEEYVTLFKKYDMMEDLLYWTEADLQTVGVTNPAHRARLASNLVFIRDKLRRSTNPSGPFANSYSPLSFSPRTPKTPLSSGPPGSPSTRFSFRYSTIPEGGVSTLPLSPTKPKMDVKHSSAADLRRELELEFKLPNSDIRSHAWFHGGISREQAQTLVKSDGDFLVRDSISKPGNYVLTVMWRNAPMHFVINKIAANTHSSYASYQYQFEKESFDNVPGLIRYHIGNRRAISAPTKAIITNPINRNVPLSAMDGRYAISPTNDVYSTTNKVITPKKMTLDLKSSSRERSGSIPSILSPTGFLKPSMGRSESQPSISPVSPTAKELPSPTPDSGKKETLFQRTGSEPILNQNEMGSPRRKILEDSKHSGSDSDLMVKVSGPPKPVRTPSIHAQPFPEMDEDIYSEISPVDEPVHVKYLSLKDKEEEETSADDINHERLEKRKRVTSDTRNSVLETLDGPPLITSPKLMEDDEDTEVYPRPNYLQYEEQSTFHPELFTSDWLGEENKPLDASVVSEMRRLIMATPPLTLAKHLTVVDIESLRVTDNANNNLPGLELITLPQGSQLRQDILERYKCLKVWCSICILTCPDQEERLRMMEHWINLADSLRSNFGNLFGFGAIMDAMCSPAMMYMRSVWDGLRSHHTNSAVLYDTKLRSLLKSLNIGENAFPLPQISIPYVIPICQLMERDWTYLSEQDWSQQLSKETLENFPVGETWEDSAVNFGLDAMMGHLRNAHRYSQQMEMYSAHAQSKVNGYKTDRRILDLFRTEFHMRLLWGSKGAVVDSRDRHQKFDLIMKVMSTKIEEASMRA; this is encoded by the exons GATCTCCTCTATTGGACAGAGGCTGACCTGCAGACCGTCGGAGTGACCAATCCAGCACACAGGGCTAGACTCGCATCGAATCTGGTCTTCATCAGAGACAAGTTACGTCGGAGTACAAATCCGTCAG GTCCTTTTGCCAACTCCTATTCACCTTTGTCCTTCTCACCACGAACACCCAAGACACCACTTAGTTCCGGTCCACCCGGCTCCCCATCGACAAGGTTTAGCTTCAGATACAG CACAATTCCAGAAGGAGGGGTGTCAACA CTTCCTCTGTCACCTACCAAACCAAAAATGGATGTTAAACACTCCTCGGCTGCAGATCTTCGCAGGGAGCTGGAGCTAGAATTCAAATTGCCCAATAGTGACATTCGAAGCCACGCCTGGTTCCACGGTGGCATATCGAGAGAACAGGCCCAGACTCTGGTGAAGAGTGACGGGGACTTCTTGGTCCGAGATTCGATCTCAAAGCCGGGGAATTACGTCTTGACTGTCATGTGGAGAAACGCGCCGATGCACTTTGTGATTAATAAGATTGCGGCCAACACTCATTCCAGCTATGCCTCTTACCAGTATCAATTCGAGAAAGAGAGCTTCGACAATGTCCCGGGCCTGATACGATACCACATCGGTAACAGACGGGCCATCTCGGCGCCGACAAAGGCGATCATAAcgaaccctatcaatagaaatGTGCCCCTCAGTGCAATGGATGGCCGTTATGCCATCTCACCCACAAACGATGTCTATTCCACGACTAACAAAGTGATCACTCCTAAAAAAATGACCCTGGACTTAAAATCCTCGTCGAGAGAGAGGTCGGGAAGTATACCGAGCATCCTCAGCCCTACAGGATTTTTAAAACCGTCGATGGGAAGGTCGGAAAGCCAGCCCTCGATCAGTCCAGTCTCTCCTACCGCTAAAGAGCTCCCATCCCCAACGCCAGATTCAGGGAAGAAGGAGACCTTGTTCCAGAGGACAGGCAGCGAACCGATCCTCAATCAAAACGAGATGGGATCGCCGAGGAGGAAGATCCTAGAGGACAGTAAGCACAGCGGGTCCGACAGCGACCTCATGGTGAAGGTCAGCGGCCCTCCGAAGCCAGTCAGGACGCCCTCGATCCACGCCCAACCATTCCCGGAGATGGACGAAGACATCTATAGCGAAATCTCGCCGGTGGACGAACCGGTCCACGTGAAATATTTATCGCTCAAGGACAAAGAGGAAGAAGAGACGTCTGCGGACGATATCAACCACGAGAGGTTGGAAAAGAGAAAGAGGGTCACCTCGGATACCAGAAACTCAGTTCTAGAAACCCTTGATGGCCCTCCTCTCATAACATCTCCCAAACTCATGGAGGATGACGAGGACACAGAGGTGTACCCTAGACCAAATTATCTGCAATATGAGGAGCAATCTACATTTCACCCAGAGCTGTTCACTTCGGATTGGctaggagaagagaacaagccGTTAGATGCGAGCGTCGTGTCAGAGATGAGAAGATTGATCATGGCAACGCCTCCATTAACCCTTGCCAAACATTTAACTGTGGTGGATATAGAG AGTCTCAGGGTCACCGATAATGCTAACAACAACTTGCCAGGGTTGGAGCTGATCACCCTACCGCAAGGTAGTCAGCTGAGACAAGATATCTTAGAGAG ATATAAATGTCTAAAAGTATGGTGCTCCATCTGTATCCTGACATGTCCTGACCAGGAGGAGAGGTTGCGCATGATGGAACATTGGATCAACCTCGCCGACTCCCTCAGGAGCAATTTCGGAAATCTGTTTGGCTTTGGTGCAATTATGGATGCCATGTGCAGcccagct atGATGTACATGAGGTCTGTTTGGGACGGCCTGAGGTCGCACCACACGAACAGTGCGGTACTCTACGACACCAAACTCCGTTCTCTGCTGAAGTCGTTAAACATCGGAGAGAACGCCTTCCCCTTGCCTCAGATCAGCATACCTTACGTCATTCCAATCTGCCAGCTCATGGAGAGAGACTGGACGTACCTCTCCGAACAGGACTGGTCCCAACAGCTCAGCAAGGAGACCCTGGAGAACTTCCCCGTGGGCGAGACCTGGGAGGACTCCGCCGTCAACTTTGGCCTGGACGCCATGATGGGCCACCTACGGAACGCCCACAGGTACTCCCAACAGATGGAGATGTACAGCGCCCACGCGCAGTCCAAGGTCAACGGCTACAAGACGGACCGGAGAATCCTGGACCTGTTCAGGACCGAGTTCCACATGAGGTTACTCTGGGGTAGTAAGGGAGCGGTCGTGGACAGTAGAGATAGACATCAAAAATTTGACCTGATAATGAAGGTCATGTCAACGAAAATCGAAGAGGCCAGCATGAGGGCATGA
- the LOC139964199 gene encoding breast cancer anti-estrogen resistance protein 3 homolog isoform X2, protein MVISFASPQKNTATVSPMGKCSKMDAKLYRSRSFGGLKTKHGMTTFNLSTDQWLKTLDLEEYVTLFKKYDMMEDLLYWTEADLQTVGVTNPAHRARLASNLVFIRDKLRRSTNPSGPFANSYSPLSFSPRTPKTPLSSGPPGSPSTRFSFRYSTIPEGGVSTLPLSPTKPKMDVKHSSAADLRRELELEFKLPNSDIRSHAWFHGGISREQAQTLVKSDGDFLVRDSISKPGNYVLTVMWRNAPMHFVINKIAANTHSSYASYQYQFEKESFDNVPGLIRYHIGNRRAISAPTKAIITNPINRNVPLSAMDGRYAISPTNDVYSTTNKVITPKKMTLDLKSSSRERSGSIPSILSPTGFLKPSMGRSESQPSISPVSPTAKELPSPTPDSGKKETLFQRTGSEPILNQNEMGSPRRKILEDSKHSGSDSDLMVKVSGPPKPVRTPSIHAQPFPEMDEDIYSEISPVDEPVHVKYLSLKDKEEEETSADDINHERLEKRKRVTSDTRNSVLETLDGPPLITSPKLMEDDEDTEVYPRPNYLQYEEQSTFHPELFTSDWLGEENKPLDASVVSEMRRLIMATPPLTLAKHLTVVDIESLRVTDNANNNLPGLELITLPQGSQLRQDILERYKCLKVWCSICILTCPDQEERLRMMEHWINLADSLRSNFGNLFGFGAIMDAMCSPAMMYMRSVWDGLRSHHTNSAVLYDTKLRSLLKSLNIGENAFPLPQISIPYVIPICQLMERDWTYLSEQDWSQQLSKETLENFPVGETWEDSAVNFGLDAMMGHLRNAHRYSQQMEMYSAHAQSKVNGYKTDRRILDLFRTEFHMRLLWGSKGAVVDSRDRHQKFDLIMKVMSTKIEEASMRA, encoded by the exons GATCTCCTCTATTGGACAGAGGCTGACCTGCAGACCGTCGGAGTGACCAATCCAGCACACAGGGCTAGACTCGCATCGAATCTGGTCTTCATCAGAGACAAGTTACGTCGGAGTACAAATCCGTCAG GTCCTTTTGCCAACTCCTATTCACCTTTGTCCTTCTCACCACGAACACCCAAGACACCACTTAGTTCCGGTCCACCCGGCTCCCCATCGACAAGGTTTAGCTTCAGATACAG CACAATTCCAGAAGGAGGGGTGTCAACA CTTCCTCTGTCACCTACCAAACCAAAAATGGATGTTAAACACTCCTCGGCTGCAGATCTTCGCAGGGAGCTGGAGCTAGAATTCAAATTGCCCAATAGTGACATTCGAAGCCACGCCTGGTTCCACGGTGGCATATCGAGAGAACAGGCCCAGACTCTGGTGAAGAGTGACGGGGACTTCTTGGTCCGAGATTCGATCTCAAAGCCGGGGAATTACGTCTTGACTGTCATGTGGAGAAACGCGCCGATGCACTTTGTGATTAATAAGATTGCGGCCAACACTCATTCCAGCTATGCCTCTTACCAGTATCAATTCGAGAAAGAGAGCTTCGACAATGTCCCGGGCCTGATACGATACCACATCGGTAACAGACGGGCCATCTCGGCGCCGACAAAGGCGATCATAAcgaaccctatcaatagaaatGTGCCCCTCAGTGCAATGGATGGCCGTTATGCCATCTCACCCACAAACGATGTCTATTCCACGACTAACAAAGTGATCACTCCTAAAAAAATGACCCTGGACTTAAAATCCTCGTCGAGAGAGAGGTCGGGAAGTATACCGAGCATCCTCAGCCCTACAGGATTTTTAAAACCGTCGATGGGAAGGTCGGAAAGCCAGCCCTCGATCAGTCCAGTCTCTCCTACCGCTAAAGAGCTCCCATCCCCAACGCCAGATTCAGGGAAGAAGGAGACCTTGTTCCAGAGGACAGGCAGCGAACCGATCCTCAATCAAAACGAGATGGGATCGCCGAGGAGGAAGATCCTAGAGGACAGTAAGCACAGCGGGTCCGACAGCGACCTCATGGTGAAGGTCAGCGGCCCTCCGAAGCCAGTCAGGACGCCCTCGATCCACGCCCAACCATTCCCGGAGATGGACGAAGACATCTATAGCGAAATCTCGCCGGTGGACGAACCGGTCCACGTGAAATATTTATCGCTCAAGGACAAAGAGGAAGAAGAGACGTCTGCGGACGATATCAACCACGAGAGGTTGGAAAAGAGAAAGAGGGTCACCTCGGATACCAGAAACTCAGTTCTAGAAACCCTTGATGGCCCTCCTCTCATAACATCTCCCAAACTCATGGAGGATGACGAGGACACAGAGGTGTACCCTAGACCAAATTATCTGCAATATGAGGAGCAATCTACATTTCACCCAGAGCTGTTCACTTCGGATTGGctaggagaagagaacaagccGTTAGATGCGAGCGTCGTGTCAGAGATGAGAAGATTGATCATGGCAACGCCTCCATTAACCCTTGCCAAACATTTAACTGTGGTGGATATAGAG AGTCTCAGGGTCACCGATAATGCTAACAACAACTTGCCAGGGTTGGAGCTGATCACCCTACCGCAAGGTAGTCAGCTGAGACAAGATATCTTAGAGAG ATATAAATGTCTAAAAGTATGGTGCTCCATCTGTATCCTGACATGTCCTGACCAGGAGGAGAGGTTGCGCATGATGGAACATTGGATCAACCTCGCCGACTCCCTCAGGAGCAATTTCGGAAATCTGTTTGGCTTTGGTGCAATTATGGATGCCATGTGCAGcccagct atGATGTACATGAGGTCTGTTTGGGACGGCCTGAGGTCGCACCACACGAACAGTGCGGTACTCTACGACACCAAACTCCGTTCTCTGCTGAAGTCGTTAAACATCGGAGAGAACGCCTTCCCCTTGCCTCAGATCAGCATACCTTACGTCATTCCAATCTGCCAGCTCATGGAGAGAGACTGGACGTACCTCTCCGAACAGGACTGGTCCCAACAGCTCAGCAAGGAGACCCTGGAGAACTTCCCCGTGGGCGAGACCTGGGAGGACTCCGCCGTCAACTTTGGCCTGGACGCCATGATGGGCCACCTACGGAACGCCCACAGGTACTCCCAACAGATGGAGATGTACAGCGCCCACGCGCAGTCCAAGGTCAACGGCTACAAGACGGACCGGAGAATCCTGGACCTGTTCAGGACCGAGTTCCACATGAGGTTACTCTGGGGTAGTAAGGGAGCGGTCGTGGACAGTAGAGATAGACATCAAAAATTTGACCTGATAATGAAGGTCATGTCAACGAAAATCGAAGAGGCCAGCATGAGGGCATGA
- the LOC139964199 gene encoding breast cancer anti-estrogen resistance protein 3 homolog isoform X4: MLITIPEGGVSTLPLSPTKPKMDVKHSSAADLRRELELEFKLPNSDIRSHAWFHGGISREQAQTLVKSDGDFLVRDSISKPGNYVLTVMWRNAPMHFVINKIAANTHSSYASYQYQFEKESFDNVPGLIRYHIGNRRAISAPTKAIITNPINRNVPLSAMDGRYAISPTNDVYSTTNKVITPKKMTLDLKSSSRERSGSIPSILSPTGFLKPSMGRSESQPSISPVSPTAKELPSPTPDSGKKETLFQRTGSEPILNQNEMGSPRRKILEDSKHSGSDSDLMVKVSGPPKPVRTPSIHAQPFPEMDEDIYSEISPVDEPVHVKYLSLKDKEEEETSADDINHERLEKRKRVTSDTRNSVLETLDGPPLITSPKLMEDDEDTEVYPRPNYLQYEEQSTFHPELFTSDWLGEENKPLDASVVSEMRRLIMATPPLTLAKHLTVVDIESLRVTDNANNNLPGLELITLPQGSQLRQDILERYKCLKVWCSICILTCPDQEERLRMMEHWINLADSLRSNFGNLFGFGAIMDAMCSPAMMYMRSVWDGLRSHHTNSAVLYDTKLRSLLKSLNIGENAFPLPQISIPYVIPICQLMERDWTYLSEQDWSQQLSKETLENFPVGETWEDSAVNFGLDAMMGHLRNAHRYSQQMEMYSAHAQSKVNGYKTDRRILDLFRTEFHMRLLWGSKGAVVDSRDRHQKFDLIMKVMSTKIEEASMRA; the protein is encoded by the exons ATGTTAAT CACAATTCCAGAAGGAGGGGTGTCAACA CTTCCTCTGTCACCTACCAAACCAAAAATGGATGTTAAACACTCCTCGGCTGCAGATCTTCGCAGGGAGCTGGAGCTAGAATTCAAATTGCCCAATAGTGACATTCGAAGCCACGCCTGGTTCCACGGTGGCATATCGAGAGAACAGGCCCAGACTCTGGTGAAGAGTGACGGGGACTTCTTGGTCCGAGATTCGATCTCAAAGCCGGGGAATTACGTCTTGACTGTCATGTGGAGAAACGCGCCGATGCACTTTGTGATTAATAAGATTGCGGCCAACACTCATTCCAGCTATGCCTCTTACCAGTATCAATTCGAGAAAGAGAGCTTCGACAATGTCCCGGGCCTGATACGATACCACATCGGTAACAGACGGGCCATCTCGGCGCCGACAAAGGCGATCATAAcgaaccctatcaatagaaatGTGCCCCTCAGTGCAATGGATGGCCGTTATGCCATCTCACCCACAAACGATGTCTATTCCACGACTAACAAAGTGATCACTCCTAAAAAAATGACCCTGGACTTAAAATCCTCGTCGAGAGAGAGGTCGGGAAGTATACCGAGCATCCTCAGCCCTACAGGATTTTTAAAACCGTCGATGGGAAGGTCGGAAAGCCAGCCCTCGATCAGTCCAGTCTCTCCTACCGCTAAAGAGCTCCCATCCCCAACGCCAGATTCAGGGAAGAAGGAGACCTTGTTCCAGAGGACAGGCAGCGAACCGATCCTCAATCAAAACGAGATGGGATCGCCGAGGAGGAAGATCCTAGAGGACAGTAAGCACAGCGGGTCCGACAGCGACCTCATGGTGAAGGTCAGCGGCCCTCCGAAGCCAGTCAGGACGCCCTCGATCCACGCCCAACCATTCCCGGAGATGGACGAAGACATCTATAGCGAAATCTCGCCGGTGGACGAACCGGTCCACGTGAAATATTTATCGCTCAAGGACAAAGAGGAAGAAGAGACGTCTGCGGACGATATCAACCACGAGAGGTTGGAAAAGAGAAAGAGGGTCACCTCGGATACCAGAAACTCAGTTCTAGAAACCCTTGATGGCCCTCCTCTCATAACATCTCCCAAACTCATGGAGGATGACGAGGACACAGAGGTGTACCCTAGACCAAATTATCTGCAATATGAGGAGCAATCTACATTTCACCCAGAGCTGTTCACTTCGGATTGGctaggagaagagaacaagccGTTAGATGCGAGCGTCGTGTCAGAGATGAGAAGATTGATCATGGCAACGCCTCCATTAACCCTTGCCAAACATTTAACTGTGGTGGATATAGAG AGTCTCAGGGTCACCGATAATGCTAACAACAACTTGCCAGGGTTGGAGCTGATCACCCTACCGCAAGGTAGTCAGCTGAGACAAGATATCTTAGAGAG ATATAAATGTCTAAAAGTATGGTGCTCCATCTGTATCCTGACATGTCCTGACCAGGAGGAGAGGTTGCGCATGATGGAACATTGGATCAACCTCGCCGACTCCCTCAGGAGCAATTTCGGAAATCTGTTTGGCTTTGGTGCAATTATGGATGCCATGTGCAGcccagct atGATGTACATGAGGTCTGTTTGGGACGGCCTGAGGTCGCACCACACGAACAGTGCGGTACTCTACGACACCAAACTCCGTTCTCTGCTGAAGTCGTTAAACATCGGAGAGAACGCCTTCCCCTTGCCTCAGATCAGCATACCTTACGTCATTCCAATCTGCCAGCTCATGGAGAGAGACTGGACGTACCTCTCCGAACAGGACTGGTCCCAACAGCTCAGCAAGGAGACCCTGGAGAACTTCCCCGTGGGCGAGACCTGGGAGGACTCCGCCGTCAACTTTGGCCTGGACGCCATGATGGGCCACCTACGGAACGCCCACAGGTACTCCCAACAGATGGAGATGTACAGCGCCCACGCGCAGTCCAAGGTCAACGGCTACAAGACGGACCGGAGAATCCTGGACCTGTTCAGGACCGAGTTCCACATGAGGTTACTCTGGGGTAGTAAGGGAGCGGTCGTGGACAGTAGAGATAGACATCAAAAATTTGACCTGATAATGAAGGTCATGTCAACGAAAATCGAAGAGGCCAGCATGAGGGCATGA